From one Zhongshania sp. R06B22 genomic stretch:
- a CDS encoding transglycosylase SLT domain-containing protein has protein sequence MRLLCLALLLLSVTACTTSPPRNPGDVCAIFREKSGWYGDAKDASKKWNSPIPIMMAIMHQESRFVANAKPPKKYWLGFIPAGRMSDAYGYPQAKDGTWDWYIDKSGNWGADRDDFADAIDFIAWYNNTSGKINGISNTDTYSLYMAYHEGHGGFKKRSFDNKPWLKRVAAKVSARAATYGSQLNRCEKDLSSGGWFFGIF, from the coding sequence ATGAGACTTCTTTGCTTAGCCTTACTACTATTGTCAGTGACGGCTTGTACCACGTCGCCGCCGCGCAACCCGGGTGATGTGTGCGCGATTTTCCGTGAGAAAAGTGGTTGGTACGGCGACGCAAAAGATGCGTCCAAAAAATGGAACTCTCCTATTCCGATAATGATGGCAATTATGCATCAGGAGTCGCGTTTTGTCGCTAATGCTAAGCCACCAAAGAAATATTGGTTAGGCTTTATTCCCGCAGGAAGGATGTCAGATGCCTATGGCTACCCACAGGCTAAAGACGGCACTTGGGACTGGTATATTGATAAGTCTGGGAATTGGGGCGCGGACCGAGATGATTTTGCCGACGCCATAGATTTTATCGCTTGGTATAACAATACCAGTGGCAAAATAAACGGCATTAGTAATACCGACACTTATAGTCTGTATATGGCTTACCACGAAGGTCATGGTGGTTTTAAAAAACGCTCATTTGATAATAAGCCCTGGTTGAAAAGGGTTGCCGCTAAGGTGTCAGCGCGGGCGGCAACCTACGGCAGTCAGCTTAACCGCTGTGAGAAAGACCTCAGCAGCGGCGGTTGGTTCTTCGGTATTTTTTAA
- the gloA gene encoding lactoylglutathione lyase has protein sequence MKYLHTMIRVKDLDASMRFYCDLLGLKEVRRYDSEKGRFSLIFLAAPDDYDMATSKQTPTIELTYNWDAEEYSGGRNFGHLAFAVDDIYASCQKLMDGGVTISRPPRDGHMAFVRSPDLISIELLQRGEALSPQEPWLSMANTGEW, from the coding sequence ATGAAATATCTTCACACTATGATTCGAGTAAAAGACTTAGATGCATCAATGCGATTTTATTGCGATTTATTAGGACTAAAAGAAGTGCGCCGCTATGACAGCGAAAAAGGTCGCTTCAGTCTTATTTTTCTCGCCGCGCCAGACGACTACGACATGGCAACAAGCAAGCAAACCCCGACCATAGAATTAACTTATAACTGGGATGCCGAAGAGTATTCCGGTGGCCGTAATTTTGGCCACCTCGCGTTTGCGGTTGACGACATTTATGCCAGCTGCCAAAAACTAATGGACGGCGGAGTCACAATTAGTCGACCTCCGCGTGACGGCCACATGGCCTTTGTGCGTTCACCAGACCTGATCTCTATTGAACTGCTACAGCGCGGCGAAGCGTTGTCACCGCAAGAACCGTGGCTGTCTATGGCTAATACCGGCGAGTGGTAG
- a CDS encoding flavodoxin family protein, which produces MAEIEKKHLLIVYHSQSGRNESLAYAASRAAGDAEPSVEVRLLRAAEAGTRDLVWCDGVLLFFPENFGAIAGGMKDFLDRTFYAVIDREIHRPYGVFICTGNDGGSALQQFERIARGYSWRCVTEAIITAGRPDAEIFTKAEELGAAFAAGLDIGVF; this is translated from the coding sequence GTGGCTGAGATAGAGAAAAAGCATTTGCTGATTGTATACCACAGTCAGTCAGGCCGAAATGAAAGTCTAGCCTATGCGGCGAGTCGAGCCGCCGGTGACGCAGAGCCTAGTGTTGAGGTGCGATTGTTGCGGGCCGCAGAGGCGGGTACCCGAGATCTAGTCTGGTGTGATGGGGTTTTACTGTTTTTCCCAGAGAACTTTGGGGCGATTGCCGGTGGCATGAAAGATTTTCTTGACCGCACGTTTTATGCCGTTATCGACAGAGAAATCCACCGACCCTATGGCGTCTTTATCTGCACTGGTAACGATGGTGGCAGCGCGTTACAGCAGTTTGAACGCATCGCTAGAGGCTATTCATGGCGCTGTGTTACGGAGGCTATTATTACTGCGGGGCGGCCCGATGCCGAGATATTTACTAAAGCTGAGGAGTTGGGTGCGGCTTTCGCTGCCGGCTTAGATATCGGTGTTTTTTAA
- a CDS encoding TonB-dependent receptor, giving the protein MTKQRIVNRRVAPLVLAVGLCANPALYAAPALEEVLVTATLRTESLQDVPVSVNAMAGEKMQEAGIDKIEDLQAYVPNLSMSETGIGTNIYIRGIGSGINPGFEQSVGMYFDGISYGRGQLTRAPFLDLARVEVLRGPQNILYGKNSIAGALSLISARPGQEQEGMISGLYEPDHDEKIVDFMVSGPITDTLGGRLAIRKREFGGYIENLTLNRDEPQRDEGTIRAILDWDATPDLTAMLKVEIGKFNVLGRQVEIVNDQRSTTIPGGPTYSQALVGNFGAGPSVLNTTQDYKRSSNGDFSNNRTKNLTLNVDYALGEGTLTFITGFLNYEFQELCDCDFTGAPVFSVPFEEEYDQYSQEIRWVSAAGNTFEHIGGAYYQRSELTFFDKIVIDSPILPGAVASRLGAAAGASLSNTTTPRNFTTDADLWSVFWQTTWNASDRLRATLGLRYSYEEKEGTRDLSVADLNGVTKAPDGTVPSGIDFILAAVFKVERHDLEGKQSGGNLAPSINIQFDVNDDVMAYATASIGYKSGGFDARSNASPGGTIDGSFEYDEEQATSFEVGAKTSFLDGRGELNVAAFFTKYDDLQVSIFDGTLGFNVGNAGAAETMGIELDGRFALTDNLLMTAALAFLDFEFTDFEQGQCYQGQTPDQITPTANYCDYKGKTNQYVADYSGNVGFVYTRSFGEAMEFRAGTDFTFTDDYNSSQNLDPSQIQDGYVRVNMRVALSDVESGWEVAVVGKNVTDEDVISYSNDVPLANSSFGSIGHYAFVERPRSVAVQVAYRW; this is encoded by the coding sequence ATGACAAAACAGCGCATAGTAAATCGTCGTGTCGCACCGTTGGTGTTGGCAGTTGGCTTGTGTGCAAATCCGGCTTTATATGCTGCGCCGGCGTTAGAAGAAGTGCTGGTAACGGCAACCCTTAGAACTGAAAGTCTCCAAGATGTACCGGTCTCTGTAAATGCGATGGCCGGCGAAAAGATGCAGGAGGCGGGTATTGATAAGATTGAAGACCTTCAAGCTTATGTACCAAATTTATCGATGTCAGAAACCGGTATAGGTACCAATATTTACATTCGTGGTATTGGCTCTGGTATCAACCCCGGTTTTGAGCAGTCAGTCGGTATGTATTTCGACGGTATTTCATATGGCCGTGGGCAATTGACCCGCGCGCCGTTTTTAGATCTTGCAAGGGTTGAGGTGTTGCGCGGCCCGCAAAATATCCTTTATGGCAAAAACAGTATCGCAGGTGCTTTAAGCTTGATTTCTGCTCGTCCCGGTCAGGAGCAAGAGGGCATGATTTCCGGCTTGTATGAACCCGATCACGACGAAAAGATCGTTGATTTTATGGTGTCTGGCCCAATTACCGATACCCTAGGCGGCCGTTTAGCAATTCGTAAGCGTGAGTTTGGCGGTTATATTGAAAACCTAACCTTGAATCGTGATGAGCCGCAGCGCGATGAGGGTACAATTCGGGCTATTCTAGATTGGGATGCAACGCCCGACCTCACTGCCATGCTTAAGGTCGAAATCGGCAAGTTTAATGTGCTGGGCCGCCAGGTTGAGATTGTCAATGATCAGCGTTCGACAACCATCCCTGGCGGTCCGACTTATTCTCAAGCTTTGGTTGGTAATTTTGGCGCAGGCCCCTCGGTATTAAATACCACCCAAGATTACAAGCGTTCATCCAACGGTGACTTCAGTAATAACCGCACTAAGAATCTGACCCTCAATGTAGATTATGCCTTGGGAGAGGGAACCTTAACGTTTATCACCGGGTTCCTGAATTACGAGTTTCAGGAACTTTGTGATTGTGATTTTACTGGTGCGCCAGTATTTAGCGTGCCTTTTGAGGAAGAATACGATCAATACAGCCAGGAAATTCGCTGGGTGTCTGCTGCCGGTAACACCTTTGAACATATCGGTGGCGCCTACTATCAACGCAGTGAGTTAACGTTCTTTGATAAGATTGTGATTGATAGTCCGATTCTTCCCGGTGCTGTTGCTAGCAGGCTAGGGGCGGCTGCAGGGGCGAGTCTTTCTAATACGACAACACCACGTAATTTCACCACAGATGCCGACTTATGGTCAGTATTCTGGCAAACCACTTGGAATGCCTCTGACCGTTTAAGAGCCACTTTGGGTCTGCGATATTCGTATGAAGAGAAGGAAGGCACCAGAGACCTATCGGTTGCTGACCTTAACGGCGTGACTAAGGCACCAGATGGTACTGTTCCTAGTGGCATAGACTTTATTCTTGCCGCGGTTTTCAAAGTTGAGCGGCATGATTTAGAGGGCAAGCAAAGCGGAGGTAATTTAGCGCCATCAATAAATATCCAATTTGACGTTAATGATGATGTAATGGCCTATGCGACAGCGAGTATTGGCTATAAGTCAGGTGGCTTCGATGCTCGTTCTAATGCTTCGCCGGGCGGTACAATTGATGGTTCATTTGAATATGATGAAGAGCAAGCGACTAGTTTCGAAGTTGGTGCGAAGACCAGCTTCCTTGACGGTCGCGGTGAGTTAAATGTCGCTGCGTTCTTTACCAAATACGACGATCTGCAAGTCAGTATTTTTGATGGCACACTGGGCTTTAACGTGGGTAATGCTGGTGCAGCAGAGACTATGGGTATCGAGTTGGACGGCCGTTTTGCATTGACGGATAATTTGTTAATGACAGCGGCCTTGGCCTTCCTTGATTTTGAATTCACAGACTTTGAGCAAGGGCAGTGCTATCAGGGGCAAACGCCGGATCAAATTACACCAACTGCGAACTATTGTGACTACAAAGGCAAGACCAATCAGTATGTTGCAGATTACTCTGGTAACGTAGGCTTTGTGTATACGAGATCTTTTGGTGAGGCTATGGAGTTCCGTGCTGGCACAGACTTCACCTTTACCGATGATTACAATTCCTCGCAAAACTTAGATCCAAGTCAGATACAAGATGGCTATGTTCGAGTCAATATGCGTGTGGCTTTGTCTGATGTTGAGTCGGGCTGGGAAGTGGCTGTTGTTGGTAAGAACGTGACCGATGAAGATGTCATTTCTTACTCTAACGACGTCCCCTTAGCGAATAGTAGCTTCGGAAGCATTGGTCATTACGCCTTTGTTGAGCGTCCCCGCAGTGTTGCTGTTCAGGTCGCTTATCGCTGGTAG
- a CDS encoding TonB-dependent receptor, with product MTLKRPVLNFRRSALASAIVLCSSYTMAAAVLEEVIVTATIRAESLQDVPVSVNAISGDKMMEAGISKVEDLQAYVPNLTMSETGIGTNIYIRGIGSGINPGFEQSVGMYFDGVSYGRAQLSRAPFLDLARVEVLRGPQNILFGKNSIAGALSLISARPGQEFEGLASATYEVETNERVIDFVVSGPIADTIGARLAIRKREIDGHLENLTLNRDEPMRDEQTIRAIFEWDATANLTAALKLEVGQFDVNGRQIEIINDQPSTSTTGAFTGRTYGQILDFTTIDVGPVNLVTVDADSSVLNNFQDFKRSSNGDFSYNDTHNVTLNVDYAWGEHTFTFITGLLGYETSELCDCDFTGASVFSVAAEEEYSQFSQEIRWVSPVGENFEFIAGAFYQQSSLDFFDSIRVESDILPQLINAADLQEAGARGERPPFDLLGGPTINGVPIVVGGIGDAGDEIVNLGTPRNFTADTKLFSGFVQATWNMTDLTRATLGLRYSYEEKDGSRKLEFSDISTGEIRAVGEVDTVVAKNFSAERHDLKGSRSGGNLAPSLNLQHDWSDDVMLYATASIGYKSGGYDARSNASPETNVIRPLQNPDSAPIILVGSFEYDEEQATSFEAGAKTTLLDGAAELNVAAFYTQYDDLQVSIFDGTLGFNVGNAGAATTMGIELDGRMALTENLMMTGALAFLDFEFTDFANGQCYQGQTPDSNVNGKPFCDYKGKTNQYVADYSGNLTFVYTTMVSKDIEFRGGADFVFTGEFNSSQNLDPSQEQDAYVKTNLRFSLADVAMGWEAALLVKNATDETVISYSNDTPLANSIFGSTGHYGFVDLPRTVALSATYRWY from the coding sequence ATGACCTTAAAACGTCCTGTATTAAATTTTCGTCGCTCAGCTTTAGCATCCGCGATTGTATTGTGTTCTTCATACACAATGGCGGCGGCTGTCCTTGAAGAAGTTATCGTTACCGCCACTATTCGGGCGGAAAGCTTGCAGGATGTTCCTGTATCCGTAAATGCAATATCCGGCGATAAGATGATGGAAGCCGGCATTAGCAAGGTCGAAGATCTGCAAGCCTATGTACCTAATCTGACCATGTCAGAAACGGGTATTGGTACTAATATTTATATTCGCGGCATCGGGTCAGGTATTAACCCTGGGTTTGAACAGTCTGTGGGTATGTATTTCGACGGTGTCAGCTATGGCCGTGCTCAGCTGTCACGCGCACCATTCCTAGATTTGGCGCGGGTTGAAGTGTTGCGCGGGCCACAAAATATTCTGTTCGGTAAGAACAGTATTGCAGGCGCTTTAAGCTTGATCTCTGCTCGTCCGGGACAAGAGTTTGAAGGCTTGGCTTCTGCAACCTATGAAGTGGAAACAAATGAGCGAGTAATCGATTTTGTGGTGTCTGGCCCTATTGCCGACACCATAGGTGCGCGTTTGGCAATTCGTAAGCGCGAGATTGACGGTCATCTGGAAAACCTGACCCTTAATCGCGATGAGCCAATGCGTGATGAGCAAACTATTCGCGCCATATTTGAATGGGATGCTACGGCGAATTTGACCGCAGCCTTGAAATTAGAAGTTGGGCAGTTTGATGTTAATGGTCGTCAGATCGAAATTATTAACGACCAGCCCTCAACCTCTACCACGGGTGCTTTTACTGGCCGTACTTACGGACAGATTCTGGATTTCACCACTATTGATGTTGGCCCGGTTAATCTAGTGACTGTTGATGCGGACTCCTCTGTATTAAACAATTTCCAAGATTTTAAACGTTCTTCGAACGGTGATTTCAGCTATAACGATACTCATAACGTAACTTTAAATGTTGATTACGCCTGGGGCGAACATACCTTCACTTTTATCACCGGCTTGCTCGGTTATGAAACGTCAGAGCTCTGTGACTGTGATTTCACCGGCGCATCAGTATTCAGTGTTGCCGCTGAAGAAGAGTACTCTCAGTTCAGTCAGGAAATTCGCTGGGTATCACCAGTAGGTGAAAACTTTGAGTTCATTGCTGGCGCATTTTATCAGCAGAGTTCTTTGGATTTCTTTGACAGTATTCGTGTAGAAAGTGACATCCTTCCTCAGTTGATTAACGCGGCTGATTTGCAGGAAGCTGGCGCACGCGGTGAACGTCCTCCCTTCGATTTGCTGGGTGGCCCGACTATCAATGGGGTTCCCATTGTTGTTGGCGGCATTGGTGACGCGGGTGATGAGATAGTAAACCTTGGTACACCACGTAACTTTACTGCAGACACCAAATTGTTCTCTGGTTTTGTTCAGGCGACTTGGAATATGACTGACCTGACCCGTGCAACCTTGGGTTTACGTTATTCTTACGAGGAAAAAGATGGCAGTCGTAAACTCGAATTTAGTGATATAAGCACGGGTGAAATAAGAGCTGTGGGTGAAGTTGACACAGTTGTTGCCAAGAACTTTTCTGCGGAGCGTCATGATTTGAAGGGCTCGCGGTCCGGTGGCAATCTAGCGCCATCGTTAAACCTCCAGCACGATTGGAGTGATGACGTGATGCTTTACGCTACCGCGAGTATTGGCTACAAGTCAGGTGGTTATGATGCCCGTTCAAATGCGTCTCCAGAAACCAATGTTATCCGCCCTCTACAAAACCCAGACAGTGCTCCAATTATTCTGGTTGGTAGCTTTGAGTATGACGAAGAGCAGGCAACAAGCTTTGAAGCGGGTGCTAAAACGACCTTATTGGATGGCGCGGCTGAGTTGAATGTTGCGGCTTTCTATACCCAGTATGACGATCTTCAGGTCAGTATCTTTGACGGTACTCTGGGCTTCAACGTCGGTAATGCCGGAGCGGCAACCACGATGGGTATCGAGTTGGACGGTCGTATGGCTTTGACCGAGAACTTGATGATGACAGGTGCCTTGGCCTTCCTAGACTTTGAGTTCACCGACTTTGCTAATGGTCAGTGCTATCAAGGACAGACGCCTGACAGCAATGTTAATGGCAAGCCTTTCTGCGATTACAAGGGTAAAACTAACCAGTATGTCGCTGATTACTCAGGTAACCTAACCTTTGTTTACACGACTATGGTAAGCAAGGATATAGAGTTCCGTGGTGGTGCTGACTTCGTGTTTACTGGCGAGTTTAATTCATCTCAGAACCTTGATCCAAGCCAAGAGCAAGACGCGTATGTTAAGACGAATCTGCGTTTTTCTTTGGCAGACGTTGCCATGGGCTGGGAAGCTGCTCTGTTAGTTAAGAACGCGACGGATGAAACCGTGATTTCTTACTCTAACGATACTCCCTTAGCGAATAGCATTTTCGGTTCGACTGGCCACTATGGTTTTGTCGATTTACCGCGTACTGTAGCGCTTTCGGCAACGTACCGCTGGTATTGA
- a CDS encoding XdhC family protein: MKSIEQIVLGAAIEFLTKGEFGWLCTVVKTFGASPRPLGSMLAMDSRGVVFGSLSGGCIEEELLDKLRRGELAATHPEILEYGVSAEENERFGLPCGGRMQILVEPLAPSAEFCILLGELCNALDHRRAKRRQVNIGTGQWQLEDITECEPLSITGNVLVQDFGPRYRLLLIGANELARCISEIALAMDYRVIVCDPREDRRDQWAVTGAELSASMPDDAVSEFADPYTAVITLTHDPRIDDMALMQALTESLFYVGALGSVRTSEKRRQRLKQLDISDEQIDRLYAPVGLPIGSKSAMEIALAIMAQLTQLRSTASKARTVNGG; the protein is encoded by the coding sequence GTGAAAAGTATTGAACAGATCGTGCTTGGCGCGGCAATCGAATTTCTTACTAAGGGCGAGTTCGGCTGGCTGTGCACGGTGGTTAAAACCTTTGGTGCTTCGCCGCGACCGCTGGGTTCCATGTTGGCGATGGATAGCCGTGGTGTGGTGTTTGGCTCCTTGTCGGGCGGCTGTATCGAAGAAGAGCTACTAGACAAGTTAAGGCGTGGCGAGTTGGCAGCTACTCATCCCGAAATTCTCGAATATGGGGTAAGTGCAGAGGAGAATGAGCGCTTTGGTTTACCTTGTGGTGGGCGAATGCAGATATTAGTTGAGCCCTTAGCCCCGTCCGCTGAGTTTTGTATTTTGTTGGGTGAGTTGTGCAACGCATTGGACCACAGGCGGGCGAAGCGCAGGCAAGTTAATATAGGCACTGGGCAGTGGCAGCTGGAAGATATTACAGAGTGTGAGCCTCTTAGTATTACTGGGAATGTGCTGGTTCAGGATTTTGGTCCCCGATATCGCCTGCTTCTAATCGGCGCAAACGAGCTGGCGCGGTGTATTTCCGAAATTGCTTTGGCAATGGATTATCGGGTGATTGTTTGTGATCCCCGCGAAGACAGGCGAGACCAGTGGGCGGTGACTGGCGCTGAATTGAGTGCCTCCATGCCGGATGATGCGGTGAGTGAGTTTGCAGATCCTTATACCGCGGTTATTACCTTAACCCACGATCCCCGAATTGATGACATGGCCTTGATGCAGGCCTTAACCGAATCACTATTTTATGTTGGCGCATTGGGCTCGGTGAGAACATCAGAAAAACGTCGTCAGCGGCTTAAGCAGTTGGATATTAGTGACGAGCAGATTGATCGCCTATACGCTCCGGTTGGCCTGCCGATTGGCAGTAAATCGGCGATGGAAATTGCGCTGGCTATTATGGCTCAGCTTACCCAGCTTAGGTCGACGGCATCTAAAGCCCGCACGGTAAATGGCGGATGA
- a CDS encoding nucleotidyltransferase family protein yields MTLPLIIMAAGKSRRFGEADKRFTVLPHGGVLINALVRRARKAGLDVSVVLDPADDVSAKVGAPCIFSSNAADGMGSSIADALSSIASQSRADSLLIMPADLPLLRIESIRRVAALAGSDRIVIPHCGGLRGHPVAFGRAYWPALSALSGDEGARSVIAEASTKNIEVLELDDEGIYLDADTPESMSGLLKKLRPVLR; encoded by the coding sequence ATGACGCTGCCACTGATTATTATGGCTGCGGGTAAAAGCCGGCGTTTTGGCGAGGCAGATAAACGCTTCACTGTATTACCGCATGGCGGCGTACTCATTAACGCCTTGGTTCGTCGCGCTCGAAAAGCCGGTCTCGATGTGAGTGTGGTGCTTGACCCAGCGGATGACGTTTCTGCAAAAGTGGGTGCGCCCTGCATTTTTTCGTCCAACGCGGCGGATGGCATGGGTTCAAGTATTGCTGATGCGCTTAGCTCAATCGCGTCGCAATCGCGGGCGGACTCATTATTGATTATGCCGGCAGATTTACCCCTGCTAAGAATTGAGTCAATACGTCGGGTTGCCGCGCTCGCTGGGTCCGATCGCATAGTTATTCCTCATTGCGGTGGTTTGCGTGGTCATCCTGTGGCGTTCGGTCGGGCGTACTGGCCAGCATTGTCGGCCTTAAGCGGTGATGAGGGCGCTCGAAGTGTTATTGCGGAGGCGAGCACCAAAAATATCGAGGTGCTTGAGCTAGATGACGAGGGGATTTATCTCGATGCTGATACGCCGGAGTCTATGTCTGGTTTGCTCAAGAAGTTGCGACCAGTGCTGCGTTAA
- a CDS encoding LysR family transcriptional regulator, which yields MDTDSLKAFLAVAEQHSFSLAAEQLYITQPAVSKRIAVLESQLNCKLFDRIGRNVHLTEAGQALLPQSRRILQDIKEAVRSIQDLRGDVSGRLSMGISHHIGLHRLPPILRKYSQLYPDVKLDIDFMDSEQAHQLILHGEMDLAVITLSPTGEQQLLPIPIWNDPLTVTVAHSHPLAKYTSVNAEMLSQHTALPPGLNTYTGQIIKELFDQRGLKMNIGMSTNYLETIKVMVSIGLGWSILPLTLLDDSVKALEWEGQALSRTLGCVHHRNRSLSNAAEAFIELLRVASKENFA from the coding sequence ATGGATACCGACTCTTTAAAAGCATTTCTCGCCGTTGCCGAACAACACTCTTTCTCGCTGGCGGCCGAACAGCTGTACATCACCCAACCAGCGGTGAGCAAGCGTATCGCCGTCCTAGAGAGCCAGTTAAATTGCAAATTATTTGACCGTATTGGTCGCAATGTTCATCTCACCGAGGCTGGGCAGGCGCTACTGCCGCAGAGCCGACGAATTCTTCAAGATATTAAAGAAGCGGTTCGCAGTATTCAGGATTTAAGGGGTGACGTCAGCGGTCGCTTATCTATGGGGATAAGCCACCACATTGGCTTGCATCGCCTTCCCCCAATATTGCGCAAGTATAGCCAACTGTATCCAGACGTTAAGCTCGATATCGACTTTATGGATTCCGAACAAGCACACCAACTTATTCTCCACGGCGAGATGGACTTGGCGGTAATTACGCTGTCACCCACCGGCGAGCAACAATTACTACCCATACCTATTTGGAACGACCCGCTTACTGTCACTGTCGCCCACAGTCACCCTTTAGCGAAATACACCAGCGTCAACGCAGAGATGTTGAGCCAACACACCGCCCTACCGCCAGGACTCAATACGTATACTGGGCAAATCATTAAGGAATTATTTGATCAACGCGGCCTCAAGATGAATATCGGCATGTCTACCAATTACCTTGAAACCATCAAGGTCATGGTCAGCATTGGCTTGGGCTGGAGCATACTACCGCTGACCTTGTTGGACGACAGTGTGAAGGCGCTCGAATGGGAAGGCCAGGCACTAAGCAGAACCCTTGGCTGCGTGCATCACCGCAATAGGAGTTTATCTAACGCCGCCGAGGCTTTTATTGAATTACTGCGCGTCGCCAGTAAAGAAAACTTTGCTTAA
- the leuC gene encoding 3-isopropylmalate dehydratase large subunit, whose protein sequence is MARQTLYDKLWNAHLVKERDDGTALLYIDRHLVHEVTSPQAFEGLRLAGRLPWRVTANIATPDHNVPTERVERSGGVEAISDEVSRIQVRTLDENCDEFGITEFSINDVRQGIVHVVGPEQGATLPGMTVVCGDSHTATHGALGALAHGIGTSEVEHVLATQCLIQKKSKNMLVRVDGALGAGVTAKDVVLAIIGKIGTAGGNGYAIEFGGEVIRKLSLEGRMTICNMAIEAGARVGMVAVDDTTIDYVKGRPFAPNDSEWPLALAYWNTLHSDDDAVFDKTVVLNGGDILPQVTWGTSPEMVLPVNGIVPGPSDYTDPAQRSGCERALHYMGLTAGQAITDIKLDRVFIGSCTNSRIEDLREAAAVVRGKKVAANVKEAMVVPGSGLVKKQAEAEGLDKIFLAAGLLWREPGCSMCLAMNADKLGAGEHCASTSNRNFEGRQGFGGRTHLVSPAMAAAAAIAGHFVDVREWI, encoded by the coding sequence ATGGCTAGACAAACGCTATACGACAAATTGTGGAATGCGCATCTGGTAAAAGAGCGCGATGATGGCACGGCGTTGCTTTATATCGACCGTCATTTGGTGCACGAAGTAACCTCTCCGCAGGCCTTTGAAGGGCTGCGTTTGGCCGGTCGTCTGCCATGGCGTGTGACTGCCAACATAGCGACACCAGATCATAATGTGCCAACTGAGCGCGTTGAGCGCAGCGGCGGTGTAGAAGCTATTTCCGATGAAGTATCGCGGATACAAGTGCGAACTCTTGATGAAAATTGTGATGAGTTTGGTATCACTGAATTTTCAATTAATGACGTGCGTCAAGGTATTGTGCACGTGGTGGGGCCTGAGCAAGGTGCTACATTGCCCGGAATGACCGTAGTATGCGGAGATTCGCACACTGCAACCCACGGCGCCTTAGGGGCGCTGGCACATGGTATAGGCACCTCTGAAGTTGAGCATGTGCTGGCTACTCAGTGCCTTATCCAAAAGAAAAGTAAGAATATGCTAGTGCGGGTAGATGGTGCGCTCGGTGCGGGTGTGACAGCTAAAGATGTGGTGTTGGCCATCATCGGCAAAATTGGTACGGCCGGTGGTAATGGCTACGCCATCGAATTTGGCGGCGAGGTCATTCGCAAGCTGTCCCTTGAAGGCCGTATGACCATTTGTAATATGGCCATTGAGGCCGGAGCTCGGGTTGGTATGGTGGCGGTCGATGACACTACCATCGACTATGTTAAAGGCCGTCCGTTTGCACCGAACGACAGCGAATGGCCACTGGCCTTAGCCTACTGGAATACCTTGCACAGTGATGACGACGCAGTATTTGATAAAACGGTTGTTTTAAATGGCGGGGATATTCTGCCGCAAGTCACATGGGGAACAAGCCCAGAAATGGTATTGCCAGTTAATGGTATTGTGCCCGGACCTAGTGATTACACCGACCCAGCCCAGCGCAGCGGCTGTGAGCGCGCCCTTCATTACATGGGACTGACTGCAGGACAGGCTATTACCGACATTAAGCTTGACCGTGTGTTTATCGGTTCTTGCACCAATTCACGAATAGAAGATTTGCGTGAGGCGGCGGCGGTTGTGCGTGGTAAGAAGGTGGCCGCGAACGTCAAAGAGGCGATGGTCGTGCCGGGCTCTGGTTTGGTGAAGAAGCAAGCTGAGGCAGAAGGCCTGGATAAGATCTTTTTGGCAGCGGGTTTGCTGTGGCGTGAGCCTGGTTGCTCAATGTGTCTGGCAATGAACGCCGATAAGCTGGGTGCTGGTGAGCACTGCGCCTCTACCTCTAACCGCAATTTTGAGGGTCGTCAGGGCTTTGGCGGACGCACCCATTTGGTCAGCCCTGCGATGGCAGCGGCGGCGGCAATTGCCGGTCATTTTGTCGACGTGCGGGAATGGATCTAA